Genomic window (Eublepharis macularius isolate TG4126 chromosome 6, MPM_Emac_v1.0, whole genome shotgun sequence):
CTATCTGTCCATCAATAATCTGATTATATAAATGACAAATCAAAGCACCTTATATTATTGCTGCTTCAATTTGCTTGTAATTGCACCTTTTGTTATTGGCACATTTCATTTTTCCCTCTCTTATCAAGAATTCTTGTTCCAGTAACATTTGCTTCCAGTGGGATTAAATATTTGACTGACTGTGTCACCCACTTGGTTTATATTACAACTTTGCATTACAATTGTGAATTCAGTGCTTCAGAAATAAAAGCTACTTCCATTTGTCTGGTTTGATTATTTTATTCCATTATCACATCTGAAATAAGAGCACATGCAACAGCTATTTGTTAATTTATTTCAAACTGATATCCCACCTTACAAGCTCAGCGCAGATTTTTGGCAAGAAAATGAATCAATagtaaaaataaaatctaaacacAAAAACACATccataatattaaaaataaaacttgtaTGAACAAACAGCAGCTTCAGCCATGTTTTTGACTTTGCCTGGAAGGCCTCTGTAGACCAGACAAAGGCTTTTAAAATATGGATGGCAGCATACTTGAGAAACTTCTTTGTATTTCATAGTCTCACTTCCTCATGGCTGGCAACTTGGTACCAAGTCCTCACCTGCTCATAAGTGCATAGGCATGGTATATATATATGAGCAAAGGCATTTCTGATTGCTCTAGCAAGGGTGATCCTTGGGACAGCTGACCAGTGTTCTTGACTTGCACCAAAAGATAAGAGGCATTGCACGCAAGTCTGTGGTCTATTTTATATTCACTCACATCTGCAGTAGGATGTTAAGAAAGGAGAATTTTACCATACTTTGTTTGACAGTAATAGATTCCTTGTTATCCAAAAGCTCTGTTATTGCTAACAACAATAATCAGGCATCTCTGAAGGTAAGTTTTCATTCTTTATTTTGAAATTAGCACCTGTGCTAGAAATCCAACTTGGAAAAAAACCATTATGCCCTTATAGCATCATGGGTGGCACTTACCCCCCCCTTCACAGCTACATTTGTGTATTATTCTCCCATTAAGTTCACAGCAAGCATGAAGCCACATCCTTCCCAAGAATTGTGCTGAATCAACATACTTCTCCCACAACAGCTTGCTAACAGATAACAATTTCACTGGTGGGTTTCTGCTTTTCATCTGCATTCTGAGAGTGGAAAGGGACAAAACAGAATTTCCAGTTGACAAATGGATCAGCATCCCAGACCTCCTCTGTCAGCTCAATTTGCCGACGCCTTACCCAATAAGCAACTGCAATAAGAAAGCTGTTGGTGAAGTAAAGCCAGGGAACGTTCATCTCTATGTAGGCAGGAATCTGAACATCAAGTAACACAATGAGCAtttgaaggaaaacaaaaggtgcCCAGTTGCCAACAAAGCAGACTAGCAGCCGTGTCAAGAAATGCTTTGCACAGTCTCTAGGGCTACACTCAGGCATATGAGGAAAAAACAACACAGTCTCGCTCTTATACAAAACCAGCTTTAGTGGCTGTACCATAGCCACTACTTCTGACCAACACAGTACAAAAGCCAGGCATATGATCAATAACATACCTAGTGAGAGCCAGTAGCTTTGACTGCTGATGTAGAATGGACACTGGTATCCAGAATTGTAAAGTTGATTGTCTAGTCCTACAGTATTGCTTGGTAATGTCAGAACATAACAGAGAACTGAAATCCATGTTAAGATGACAGTGACTATGTACAATAATCTCCGACATACATTAGGAGACTTAGAAGCTTTGGTTATTGTCAAGTAGTAATCCAGGCCAGTCATAAGCGAAATGGGATAATGTAAGACCCCATAGGTAACAGCCATAATCTGTGCCAAAAGGCAGATATGATATTTGGTAAACCGGATGCCCATAATCATGAAGTCCTGGAAGTAGAAGATGAAAAACATGGTCACCAGAAGCACCAAGTCAACGAGGGCTAATGAAATGCAGAAGTGGACCATAAAACTCTCACGCAGATTTCTTCTTCTGATTCTCAGTAGAAACAAATTAAGCAAGACTTTCCCCAGCATGATGAGCAGCAGAGCTCTACTAGGTTCTGAAGGCTGGAAGATGTGGC
Coding sequences:
- the GPR160 gene encoding probable G-protein coupled receptor 160 — its product is MAVMFWESWSFLHFQYGHIFQPSEPSRALLLIMLGKVLLNLFLLRIRRRNLRESFMVHFCISLALVDLVLLVTMFFIFYFQDFMIMGIRFTKYHICLLAQIMAVTYGVLHYPISLMTGLDYYLTITKASKSPNVCRRLLYIVTVILTWISVLCYVLTLPSNTVGLDNQLYNSGYQCPFYISSQSYWLSLGMLLIICLAFVLCWSEVVAMVQPLKLVLYKSETVLFFPHMPECSPRDCAKHFLTRLLVCFVGNWAPFVFLQMLIVLLDVQIPAYIEMNVPWLYFTNSFLIAVAYWVRRRQIELTEEVWDADPFVNWKFCFVPFHSQNADEKQKPTSEIVIC